The following coding sequences are from one Ornithodoros turicata isolate Travis chromosome 1, ASM3712646v1, whole genome shotgun sequence window:
- the LOC135389467 gene encoding uncharacterized protein LOC135389467, with translation MADRQFALAGITQQATKFHYIVSNLSPQIAVEVTDILTAPLTPNAYDDLRKAVTVRIMTSKRERLRQLLAAEELGDRTPSQLLRRMQSLLGSRLPTFDRSLLKELFLSRLPQQTHGTRGTSAEALAEVADRVIEVSRGTIAHVPTPSPAFEVVPPSTSGHVPQATERPSYPVPPSPADPVALRSEVQELRQLINDA, from the coding sequence ATGGCCGATAGGCAGTTCGCGCTGGCTGGCATCACCCAGCAAGCTACGAAGTTTCACTACATAGTCAGCAACCTATCTCCGCAAATCGCGGTGGAAGTCACTGATATTCTGACGGCACCCCTCACCCCCAACGCCTACGACGACCTTCGGAAGGCAGTCACGGTCAGAATCATGACGTCGAAGCGCGAGCGCTTGCGCCAGCTGCTAGCAGCCGAAGAACTCGGCGATCGCACACCCAGTCAGCTGCTCCGACGTATGCAGAGCCTCCTCGGCTCTCGGCTTCCAACCTTCGACCGATCCCTCCTGAAAGAACTTTTCCTGAGCCGGCTCCCTCAGCAGACACATGGTACTCGCGGCACTTCCGCGGAGGCACTCGCTGAAGTCGCCGACCGGGTAATTGAGGTTTCACGAGGCACAATTGCCCACGTTCCCACCCCATCTCCTGCTTTTGAGGTTGTGCCGCCCTCCACTTCTGGCCACGTTCCCCAAGCGACCGAGCGACCCTCCTACCCTGTGCCTCCTTCGCCTGCAGATCCAGTTGCCCTTCGTTCGGAAGTTCAGGAACTCCGACAGCTTATTAACGATGCCTGA